A region of Bombus huntii isolate Logan2020A chromosome 15, iyBomHunt1.1, whole genome shotgun sequence DNA encodes the following proteins:
- the LOC126874137 gene encoding UPF0488 protein CG14286: MPPKPRTNAKKPTANKKNAEPPKLTDSASVGVETNSGLSQEAEDQFEVELCWCIQQLEMCLGTGKLPERQAHDLNKNINILKSNTASLIRKRQIMRNTLGNYREKMALDEQKFGKTASSIKFMPPPSENRKYVFVRKAASASTKEKQTVTHSSNSSEKCIDIDNVQNVFRFNFEIKE, encoded by the exons ATGCCTCCAAAACCTAGAACG AATGCTAAGAAGCCGAcagcaaataaaaaaaacgcAGAACCACCAAAACTGACAGATTCAGCTAGTGTTGGCGTAGAAACTAATAGTGGTTTGAGCCAGGAAGCTGAAGATCAATTTGAAGTAGAATTATGCTGGTGTATTCAACAGTTAGAAATGTGTTTGGGCACTGGAAAGCTTCCTGAGAGGCAGGCACACgacttaaataaaaatataaatattctaaaaagTAATACTGCATCTCTGATAAGAAAGAGGCAAATAATGCGTAACACTTTAGGGAATTACAGAGAAAAAATGGCTTTGGATGAGCAAAAGTTTGGCAAAACAGCATCTTCTATCAAGTTTATGCCTCCGCCCAGTGAGAATAGGAAATATGTATTTGTAAGGAAGGCTGCTTCTGCATCTACAAAGGAAAAACAGACCGTGACACATTCTTCGAACTCTAGTGAAAAATGTATCGATATTGACAACGTACAAAATGTATTTCGATTTAATTTTgagattaaagaataa
- the LOC126874115 gene encoding pyrokinin-1 receptor-like, with amino-acid sequence MDPTTTLAPKVISSALQTYLQNFTAFTNTTNIVLPLRDSLYIVIPVTIIYLSIFITGTIGNISTCIVIARNKSMHTATNYYLFSLAVSDLLLLVSGLPAEIYMVWFKYPYIFGEVFCVLRGLAAETSTNASVLTITAFTIERYLAICHPFLSQTISKLTRVLKQILIIWLISLLFALLLALQIGIVHHYSNPKMVMCTVKKVLIANSFEFSTFLFFVIPMVLITVLYALIGVKLKKSNMMKRSRGSGESGSCRHHPGKSSRRVLKMLVAVVIAFFICWAPFHIQRLVATHGTNSEDHMSSNSKLDEFLYTLVTYISGVLYYVSTTINPILYNIMSNKFRVAFMETLSRSCRIPGLAIRTEQRSYSSLPRSQQRAIGSRNMGTGGTGIIHDSTDCSGNSGHNSLKQNAQPLAEHLNAESTRNNVDKKDNEDIGRLEDSKEIKNKDVGCYKCSRKSRPARYATVKLSNASQSEKKWWRLLKWFPGLKSLKLAGRSTCTVPENSPLRRSELRREEISMTLWNETNEQNTV; translated from the exons ATGGATCCTACAACTACCTTGGCTCCCAAAGTCATTTCCTCCGCTCTCCAAACCTATCTCCAAAACTTCACCGCTTTCACCAACACCACAAACATCGTTCTGCCTCTCAGAGACTCtttatatatcgtaataccagtGACCATAATTTATCTGTCGATCTTCATAACCGGTACAATCGGAAACATCAGCACGTGCATCGTGATCGCACGCAACAAGTCGATGCACACAGCCACCAACTATTATCTATTCAGCCTGGCGGTGTCAGACCTGTTGCTGTTAGTCTCTGGTCTCCCAGCAGAGATCTATATGGTCTGGTTCAAGTATCCGTACATATTCGGTGAAGTTTTCTGCGTTCTTCGTGGCCTGGCAGCGGAAACCTCCACGAACGCTTCGGTGCTGACCATTACAGCGTTCACCATCGAAAGATATTTGGCTATTTGTCATCCGTTCTTGTCGCAAACCATATCAAAGCTGACGAGAGTGCTGAAGCAGATTCTTATAATTTGGTTAATAAGTCTGTTGTTCGCATTGCTACTGGCGTTGCAAATCGGAATTGTCCACCATTACAGCAATCCAAAGATGGTGATGTGTACCGTGAAGAAAGTTCTGATCGCGAATTCGTTCGAATTTTCCACGTTCCTCTTCTTCGTGATCCCGATGGTTCTCATTACGGTGCTGTACGCGTTGATTGGAGTGAAACTGAAGAAGTCGAATATGATGAAGAGAAGCAGAGGCAGCGGCGAGAGTGGAAGCTGTAGGCATCATCCTGGAAAATCGTCGAGGAGAGTGCTGAAGATGCTTG TTGCCGTGGTGATAGCCTTTTTTATTTGTTGGGCGCCGTTTCACATACAGCGACTGGTCGCCACACACGGGACGAACTCGGAGGACCACATGAGCTCGAACAGCAAGTTGGACGAGTTCCTTTATACCCTGGTGACCTACATATCTGGCGTACTCTATTACGTGTCCACGACGATTAACCcgattttatataatatcatgTCGAACAAATTTCGAGTTGCGTTCATG GAAACATTGTCAAGGAGTTGCAGAATCCCCGGCCTGGCGATTCGCACGGAACAACGATCGTACTCGAGTCTGCCACGATCGCAGCAGCGAGCGATCGGCTCTAGAAACATGGGAACAGGCGGCACCGGAATCATCCACGACAGCACCGACTGTTCCGGCAATTCTGGCCACAACAGCCTAAAGCAGAACGCTCAGCCATTGGCTGAGCATCTTAACGCGGAGTCGACGCGGAACAACGTGGATAAGAAGGACAACGAGGACATCGGCAGACTGGAAGACTcgaaagagattaaaaacaAGGACGTCGGTTGTTACAAGtgttcgagaaaatcgaggcCAGCCAGATATGCCACCGTGAAGCTTTCGAACGCGAGCCAATCTGAGAAGAAATGGTGGCGTTTGTTAAAGTGGTTCCCCGGCTTAAAGTCCTTGAAACTCGCCGGAAGAAGCACGTGCACCGTCCCGGAAAATAGTCCTCTGAGAAGGTCAGAGCTTAGACGAGAGGAGATCTCGATGACTTTGTGGAATGAAACGAACGAACAAAACACCGTTTAA